From one Sesamum indicum cultivar Zhongzhi No. 13 linkage group LG13, S_indicum_v1.0, whole genome shotgun sequence genomic stretch:
- the LOC105176307 gene encoding SAGA-associated factor 29: MSSPDIAGILDNSKELDRLRKEQEEVLLEINKMHKKLQATPEVVEKPGDNSLSRLKMLYIQAKELSESEVTVSTQLLGQLDALLPSGTAGQHRRRIDGSEQKKKRMKADSDVSRLSPSMRNHLESLANLKGEQVAARVTQEDAGKDEWFVVKVIHFDKETREFEVLDEEPGDDEEGSGQRKYKLPMSHIIPFPKRTDLSSVPDFPPGKHVLAVYPETTALYKATVVQARKRKTDDYILEFDDDEEDGSLPQRSVPFHRVVPLPEGYRQ; the protein is encoded by the exons ATGTCGTCGCCGGACATTGCCGGAATATTGGACAACTCGAAGGAGCTCGATCGCTTGAGGAAAGAGCAGGAGGAGGTCCTGCTCGAGATCAACAAGATGCACAAGAAGCTGCAAGCCA CTCCGGAGGTGGTTGAAAAGCCTGGTGATAACTCTCTATCAAGGCTTAAGATGTTATATATCCAAGCCAAAGAGCTTTCGGAGAGTGAAGTGAC TGTTTCCACTCAATTGTTAGGGCAACTGGATGCTTTATTGCCTTCTGGTACAGCTGGGCAACATCGGAGAAGGATAG ATGGTAGCGAgcagaagaaaaagaggatgAAGGCTGATTCAGATGTCTCCAGACTCTCTCCTTCCATGCGAAATCATCTAGAGTCTCTTGCAAATTTGAAGGGTGAACAA GTAGCAGCAAGGGTAACTCAGGAGGATGCTGGAAAGGATGAATGGTTTGTGGTTAAAGTAATCCATTTTGACAAGGAAACAAGAGA GTTTGAGGTCCTGGATGAGGAACCAGGTGATGATGAGGAGGGCAGTGGACAGAG AAAATACAAACTGCCTATGTCACATATTATACCATTTCCCAAGCGGACCGATCTCTCTAGTGTCCCGGATTTTCCTCCTGGGAAACATGTTTTGGCAGTGTATCCAGAAACCACCGCACTATATAAAGCAACAGTCGTCCAAGCTCGCAAG AGGAAGACTGACGA TTACATTTTGGAGTTTGACGATGATGAAGAGGATGGATCTTTGCCTCAGCGGTCGGTACCCTTCCACAGGGTTGTTCCTCTTCCAGAAGGATATCGTCAGTGA
- the LOC105176309 gene encoding uncharacterized protein LOC105176309, which produces MLKSRVTTACSFAAKFGINMGLPVRRPTVINLHKRRTNEGMRLLITTFVGIIFGFYLGVSFPMISLTKVNLPSSIFSSIDLTYIEDKYSSLPNQALLDLWSSIKGHKGTSYKFNNAKIWVPTNPRGAERLPPGIIVAESDLYIRRLWGFPSKDVINKPRYLFTFTVGYEQKDNIDAAVRKLTGNFTIMLFHYDGRASEWNEFEWSKRAIHVSARKQAKWWYAKRFLHPDIVVPYDYIFIWDEDLGVQNFDPEEYIKLVNKHELHISQPGLSPDGGMTWEMTRRREDIEVHKSTEERPGWCTDPRLPPCAAFVEIMAPVFSRDAWRCVWHLIQNDLVHGWGLDFALRMCVEPAHEKIGVVDSQWIVHQTVPSLGNQGEAEDGRAPWEGVRERCRNEWAMFHDRLAIAERRYYAGLGFYQPNSTAS; this is translated from the exons ATGCTGAAATCCAGAGTGACAACTGCGTGCTCATTTGCAGCAAAGTTTGGGATTAATATGGGTTTGCCTGTCCGGAGGCCCACAGTTATAAA CTTGCataaaagaagaacaaatgaAGGGATGAGGCTACTTATAACAACTTTCGTGGGGATTATATTTGGCTTCTATTTGGGGGTGTCGTTTCCTATGATTTCATTGACAAAG GTTAATTTACCATCAAGTATATTTTCCTCCATTGATCTTACTTATATTGAGGATAAATACTCAAGCCTCCCAAACCAAGCTTTATTAGACCTATGGTCTTCTATTAAAGGTCACAAAGGCACCTCATACAAGTTTAATAATGCTAAG ATTTGGGTCCCAACTAATCCTCGAGGTGCAGAGAGACTGCCGCCGGGTATTATTGTGGCTGAGTCTGATCTGTACATCCGCAGATTGTGGGGGTTTCCTAGTAAG GATGTAATTAATAAACCAAGATATCTTTTCACCTTTACTGTGGGTTATGAACAGAAAGACAACATTGATGCTGCCGTGAGGAAG TTGACAGGGAACTTTACAATTATGTTGTTTCACTATGATGGTCGGGCAAGTGAATGGAATGAATTTGAGTGGTCAAAACGGGCTATCCATGTAAGCGCGCGGAAGCAAGCGAAATG GTGGTATGCCAAGCGCTTTTTGCACCCAGACATCGTGGTGCcctatgattatatatttatctggGATGAAGACTTGGGGGTCCAGAATTTTGATCCGGAGGA ATATATAAAACTGGTGAACAAGCATGAATTACACATTTCACAGCCTGGTTTATCCCCAGATGGTGGAATGACATGGGAAATGACGAGAAGGCGAGAGGACATAGAAGTTCACAA GAGCACAGAGGAAAGACCAGGCTGGTGCACAGATCCTCGTTTGCCGCCCTGTGCAGC ATTCGTGGAGATCATGGCCCCGGTATTTTCTCGTGATGCATGGCGCTGCGTCTGGCATTTGATTCAG AATGACTTGGTCCATGGATGGGGGCTCGATTTTGCTCTTAGGATGTGTGTGGAG CCTGCTCATGAGAAAATAGGAGTCGTCGATTCTCAATGGATAGTGCACCAAACTGTTCCTTCACTTGGGAACCAG GGTGAAGCGGAGGATGGCAGGGCACCCTGGGAAGGG